One uncultured Acidilobus sp. JCHS genomic window carries:
- a CDS encoding Transcription antiterminator produces MSGQAQPQGQGSPKPSKFYALKVMGGYEEKVALILGERAKALNLDVRSVVFSKDYKNVVFVEVGDVTDLYYLIKGIRYVRGRRPIPVTIDDVIKLIKPAVAEVAVERGQLIQVIGGPFKGMKGRVIEVRKSDVDITLLEGDSKIVVTVPIDQVKPISESEAK; encoded by the coding sequence TTGTCAGGGCAGGCCCAGCCGCAGGGACAAGGGTCCCCAAAGCCAAGCAAGTTCTACGCCCTGAAGGTGATGGGTGGCTATGAGGAGAAGGTGGCCCTGATCCTCGGCGAGAGGGCAAAGGCCTTAAACCTTGACGTAAGAAGCGTAGTGTTCTCTAAGGACTACAAGAACGTGGTCTTTGTGGAGGTGGGCGACGTGACTGACCTGTATTACCTGATAAAGGGGATCAGGTACGTAAGGGGCAGGAGGCCTATACCTGTAACGATAGATGACGTAATTAAGCTCATCAAGCCGGCGGTCGCAGAGGTCGCGGTTGAAAGGGGCCAGCTAATACAGGTCATAGGCGGGCCCTTCAAGGGCATGAAGGGAAGAGTCATTGAGGTCAGGAAGAGCGACGTCGACATAACGCTCCTTGAGGGCGACTCCAAGATCGTGGTCACGGTTCCCATAGACCAGGTTAAGCCTATCTCTGAGTCTGAGGCCAAGTGA
- a CDS encoding protein translocase SEC61 complex gamma subunit, archaeal and eukaryotic, translating into MGFRDRLKNHVAAWRRVVLLSRKPDEEEFSVLARLTIIGFLLVGVLAYIIHLLYVLFVVG; encoded by the coding sequence ATGGGATTCAGGGACAGGCTGAAGAACCACGTAGCGGCCTGGAGAAGGGTGGTGCTGCTATCCAGGAAGCCTGACGAGGAGGAGTTCTCGGTCCTGGCCAGGCTGACCATAATCGGGTTCCTCCTGGTTGGCGTTCTGGCCTATATAATACACCTGTTATACGTACTCTTCGTGGTAGGCTGA